The following proteins are encoded in a genomic region of Huiozyma naganishii CBS 8797 chromosome 9, complete genome:
- the HIF1 gene encoding Hif1p (similar to Saccharomyces cerevisiae HIF1 (YLL022C); ancestral locus Anc_4.37): MEGQSATTTTATEWREKLEERARRLSAMLRSGEQNVGGILEFAKDLFNYGVKNNSILPQDDDEDDDEEEEGELDDGDDGENDGEDADGDDDDVDNNADGAAPEMDTRLYQFDMEEEEDIDASNDDSHGENSHDDLFAGIFDGNVFERVIDILDSLTPAQVTAMKTQAFLLKGDCHLELEDFNESMRQYLAAIEGEKDLNQMITIYLRLCEAAKWAQHTKYPWFVESAIALLEQRINSDLSADAAADRRLLEDLREDLQDAESANEDIRVKHPEFDSILKRALGQMVQYDEQTEGKAVDLTNLVVKKRKRK; the protein is encoded by the coding sequence ATGGAGGGACAATCTGCGACTACTACCACGGCTACTGAATGGAGGGAGAAGCTGGAGGAGAGGGCCCGCAGGCTCAGTGCGATGCTGCGCAGTGGTGAACAGAATGTAGGCGGGATCCTTGAGTTTGCAAAAGATCTGTTCAATTACGGTGTGAAGAACAATTCAATTCTGCCTCaggatgacgacgaggatgatgatgaggaggaggaagggGAGCTGGACGACGGTGATGATGGTGAAAATGACGGTGAAGATGCAGATGgcgatgatgacgatgtTGACAACAACGCTGATGGTGCAGCCCCAGAGATGGACACAAGACTGTACCAGTTTGACatggaagaggaggaagatatCGATGCATCCAATGATGATTCCCACGGTGAAAATTCCCACGACGACTTGTTCGCAGGTATATTTGACGGGAACGTGTTTGAACGGGTCATTGACATCTTAGACTCGCTGACCCCCGCTCAAGTAACGGCAATGAAAACCCAAGCGTTTCTGCTGAAGGGTGACTGCCACCTCGAGTTGGAAGATTTCAACGAAAGTATGCGGCAGTACCTCGCCGCAATCGAGGGCGAAAAGGACTTGAACCAAATGATCACAATCTACTTGCGGCTGTGCGAGGCAGCCAAATGGGCACAGCACACGAAGTACCCCTGGTTCGTGGAGAGCGCCATTGCTCTGCTCGAGCAGCGTATAAACTCCGATCTCTCCGCGGACGCCGCAGCAGACCGCCGTCTCCTGGAAGACCTACGGGAGGACTTACAGGATGCAGAGTCCGCTAACGAGGACATCCGCGTCAAGCACCCAGAATTCGACAGCATCTTGAAACGGGCACTCGGCCAAATGGTCCAGTACGACGAGCAAACGGAGGGCAAAGCGGTAGACCTTACAAATCTCGTTGtaaagaagaggaaacggAAGTGA
- the POM33 gene encoding nucleoporin POM33 (similar to Saccharomyces cerevisiae YLL023C; ancestral locus Anc_4.36), with protein MDTTQSGKPTESKATPAPAGAAGARFVKLAKSLQFAWFVGHAIVLFSSVLYMFTFKEWLYRLVYLGVVHSFGIIIYQQHFLKTVPRDTASLLTDENILYFALATVWLFTPRFTISLIPYIIFSLFHFARYLQNNFLPVVFGLTRENSGIIQNLTNFTQNFNERCMYWVAGVELTTEVILLLKALVWCRRSWILFPLYSLFIKIRFENSKYSRAAFAQWRVRLDGLISHPSVPPVAKKAYDFTKTKLIQLSSYQLTKPTLSPQAAEAKQN; from the coding sequence ATGGATACTACTCAATCTGGGAAACCCACTGAATCCAAGGCCACGCCTGCCCCTGCCGGCGCCGCTGGTGCCAGGTTCGTCAAACTTGCCAAGAGTCTGCAGTTTGCCTGGTTTGTTGGCCACGCCATCGTCCTGTTCAGCAGTGTCTTGTACATGTTCACCTTCAAGGAGTGGTTGTACAGACTGGTCTACCTGGGCGTGGTGCACTCCTTCGGTATCATTATCTACCAGCAGCACTTTTTGAAAACTGTTCCAAGGGACACTGCCTCTTTGCTCACTGACGAGAACATCCTGTACTTCGCTCTGGCAACTGTGTGGCTGTTCACCCCTAGGTTCACCATCTCGCTCATCCCATACATCATCTTCTCCCTCTTCCACTTCGCCAGATACTTGCAGAACAACTTCCTCCCAGTCGTCTTTGGGCTTACAAGGGAGAACAGCGGTATCATCCAAAATCTGACCAACTTTACCCAGAACTTTAACGAAAGATGCATGTACTGGGTTGCGGGGGTCGAATTGACCACTGAGGTCATTCTTCTCCTAAAGGCCTTGGTCTGGTGCAGAAGATCTTGGATCCTGTTCCCATTGTACTCtctgttcatcaaaatcaGATTCGAGAACTCGAAGTACTCGAGAGCAGCTTTCGCTCAATGGAGGGTCAGACTGGACGGACTCATTAGCCACCCATCCGTGCCACCAGTGGCCAAGAAGGCTTACGATTTCACAAAGACCAAGCTGATCCAGCTTTCCAGCTACCAATTGACAAAGCCAACTTTGTCTCCTCAAGCTGCAGAGGCTAAGCAAAACTGA
- the RIM4 gene encoding Rim4p (similar to Saccharomyces cerevisiae RIM4 (YHL024W); ancestral locus Anc_4.33), whose translation MVLVSDSNIGMPVKDVASTPVKLNEEGNCVINEGINDLLPDVCSSLEESDEDSDCTSSDGADPEGNGSPEEREGSEKDKNAPLPRSEINPKSTVPSKTSHNDLRGRPSACVFVASLAATLSDDELCLSVTEKFAHYGGLNGVKVLRDQENRPYAFVQYATDKDAKNALRMAHGSKLNGRIIRCEPARVNRTLFISCHMPTSFADLEKFCSKFGELEQVVPGKDSGLPIGRKNLGYPITKSASWFIQFVYRDDAIRAFANIKTELSWNVQWAQNVNVPKHYNLVAKSQDEEGSPVPEMEEEEKVCIDKNSIFVGQLHTDTDEDSLKRHFSVYGNIVSLTLIHKITNVFAFIEFDTEKAASAALEKENHSIFLNKTIHVQYKEIGGLHSRRNSRRFSNGGKPNNNSFHDDTNYGTPQLNLAPPPINMYRRRSHASGLPPFRGFAHGSPGSTKSSNGYPSFTYNPKVAPYRRVSYPENRTTSSDMGDHTRERERDDKELEEEEEEGNEEHEEEEVDPESDYQEGDGSKGTDSIENDGDISESQSDTNMHDYGSAGTATGTSTTTYDRSSAGNYPRHFKRRYSYNEMLKYNNDPNLPPYYFPQHYYYAPMPYPMGPPGTSHGGQPYSVVYPFQHPTGQPYMQPPGPPFGPPGPHSNGNMMPMSVPRVMPHGVRKFSDRSPPFRPGESNEEVDKPSVELLDY comes from the coding sequence ATGGTTTTGGTGTCTGATTCTAATATCGGGATGCCCGTTAAGGATGTTGCTTCGACTCCCGTTAAATTAAATGAGGAGGGCAATTGTGTAATTAACGAAGGGATAAACGATTTATTACCAGATGTTTGTTCGTCCTTGGAGGAATCAGATGAGGATTCTGATTGTACCAGTTCAGACGGTGCTGACCCAGAGGGTAACGGTTCGCCCGAGGAGCGTGAAGGTTCTGAAAAGGACAAGAATGCCCCACTTCCACGTTCCGAGATTAACCCAAAATCAACAGTACCTTCAAAGACGAGCCACAACGATTTAAGAGGGAGACCTTCTGCTTGTGTATTTGTGGCAAGTCTGGCGGCCACATTGTCCGATGACGAATTGTGTCTCTCTGTTACAGAAAAGTTTGCTCACTACGGTGGCTTAAACGGTGTCAAAGTTTTGAGAGACCAAGAGAATAGACCATATGCTTTTGTTCAATACGCTACGGACAAAGATGCTAAGAACGCACTGAGAATGGCTCATGGTTCTAAATTAAACGGTAGAATAATCCGCTGTGAACCGGCAAGGGTCAACAGGACACTGTTCATCTCCTGTCACATGCCCACCTCCTTCGCCGACCTAGAGAAGTTTTGCTCAAAATTTGGTGAATTGGAACAAGTTGTACCTGGTAAGGACTCCGGTTTGCCCATTGGAAGGAAGAACCTTGGGTACCCAATAACAAAGTCTGCGTCATGGTTTATCCAATTTGTGTACAGAGATGATGCTATTAGGGCGTTTGCCAATATCAAGACAGAATTAAGTTGGAACGTCCAATGGGCTCAAAATGTAAACGTCCCCAAACACTATAACTTGGTTGCAAAAAGTCAAGACGAAGAAGGCTCGCCTGTACCAGAGatggaagaggaggagaaagtcTGTATTGACAAGAATTCAATCTTTGTGGGACAATTACATACAGACACAGACGAggattctttgaaaagacATTTCAGCGTTTATGGCAATATCGTTAGTTTGACTTTGATACACAAAATAACAAACGTTTTCGCCTTTATCGAGTTTGACACGGAAAAAGCTGCCTCAGCGGCACTTGAGAAGGAAAACcattctatttttttgaacaaaacaatACACGTACAGTACAAAGAGATTGGAGGGTTACATTCACGGAGAAATTCTAGAAGATTCAGTAACGGTGGGAAaccaaacaacaactcATTCCATGATGACACAAATTACGGTACCCCTCAATTGAATCTGGCGCCACCACCTATAAACATGTACAGGCGGAGATCACATGCAAGCGGGTTACCACCATTCCGTGGATTTGCTCATGGCTCCCCCGGCAGTACCAAATCGTCAAACGGGTATCCAAGCTTTACTTACAATCCGAAAGTTGCACCTTATAGACGGGTGTCTTACCCAGAAAACAGAACCACTTCCAGTGACATGGGTGATCACACAagagagagggaaagaGATGACAAAGAGTtagaggaagaggaagaggaaggaaATGAGGAacatgaagaagaggaagtcGATCCCGAAAGTGATTACCAAGAGGGAGACGGAAGCAAGGGCACAGATTCAATCGAAAATGATGGAGATATATCGGAGTCACAAAGTGACACCAACATGCATGATTATGGCTCCGCTGGTACAGCTACTGGTACTTCTACGACGACATATGATAGATCATCTGCAGGAAATTACCCACGTCATTTTAAGAGAAGGTACTCGTACAACGAGATGTTGAAATACAACAACGATCCTAATCTGCCACCTTATTACTTCCCACAGCACTACTACTACGCGCCGATGCCGTATCCAATGGGTCCACCGGGTACCTCTCATGGTGGCCAGCCATATTCAGTAGTTTATCCATTCCAACACCCCACTGGACAGCCATACATGCAACCACCAGGACCACCATTTGGCCCACCGGGACCACATTCAAACGGGAACATGATGCCGATGTCGGTCCCTAGAGTGATGCCACACGGAGTGCGGAAGTTTTCTGACCGTTCGCCTCCGTTCAGACCCGGAGAAAGCAATGAGGAAGTGGACAAGCCCTCCGTAGAGTTGCTTGACTATTAA